A genomic window from Salvia hispanica cultivar TCC Black 2014 chromosome 5, UniMelb_Shisp_WGS_1.0, whole genome shotgun sequence includes:
- the LOC125190457 gene encoding 14 kDa proline-rich protein DC2.15-like encodes MATKRNTSLALFLSLNLLFFTLATSWTPPSPKPSASCPRDALKLGICADLLGSLLNLTIGTPPTTPCCSLIEGLVDLEAAVCLCTAIRANILGINLNVPLSLSLLLNVCNKNVPKDFVCA; translated from the coding sequence ATGGCCACTAAGAGAAACACTTCACTTGCTCTATTCCTTTCCCTCAACCTACTCTTCTTCACGTTGGCCACTTCTTGGACTCCGCCGAGCCCTAAACCGAGCGCCTCGTGCCCTAGAGATGCCCTAAAACTCGGCATCTGTGCCGACCTACTAGGCAGCCTTCTCAACTTGACAATTGGGACACCTCCGACAACGCCATGCTGCAGCCTCATCGAGGGGCTGGTTGATCTCGAGGCTGCGGTCTGCCTTTGCACTGCGATTCGGGCTAACATTTTGGGGATTAACCTTAATGTCCCACTCTCTCTCAGCTTGCTCCTCAATGTGTGCAACAAGAATGTGCCCAAGGACTTTGTCTGTGCTTAG
- the LOC125190413 gene encoding 14 kDa proline-rich protein DC2.15-like: protein MDSKKLSFSLLFLVINLMFFTLVSGCYICNNPNPKPTPNPNPNPNPNPNPNPSPVKGNCPRDALKLGICAKLLNGNIGTEIGNPPDHPCCSALGGLLDLEAALCLCTALRANILGINLNIPISLSLLINTCGKTLPKDFICA, encoded by the coding sequence ATGGATTCCAAGAAactctccttctctctcctcttccTCGTCATCAACCTCATGTTCTTTACCCTAGTGAGTGGTTGTTACATTTGTAACAACCCTAACCCCAAACCAACTCCAAATCCTAATCCTAACCCTAACCCGAACCcgaaccctaaccctagcccaGTGAAAGGGAACTGCCCAAGGGATGCCCTAAAGCTAGGCATATGTGCTAAGCTATTAAACGGTAACATCGGAACTGAAATTGGGAACCCACCGGACCACCCTTGCTGCTCAGCCCTCGGCGGCCTATTGGATTTGGAAGCTGCTCTTTGCCTGTGCACTGCATTGAGAGCTAACATTCTCGGAATCAACTTGAACATTCCAATTTCACTGAGCTTGCTCATCAACACTTGTGGCAAGACTCTCCCTAAGGATTTCATTTGTGCTTAG